A window of the Lagopus muta isolate bLagMut1 chromosome 1, bLagMut1 primary, whole genome shotgun sequence genome harbors these coding sequences:
- the LIMS1 gene encoding LIM and senescent cell antigen-like-containing domain protein 1 isoform X1, which yields MDFQHRGHPYAIPEDEEISHRVSHNACNSAGNEGEKPVSKLQRRHSDIKLYKEFCDFYAKFNMANALANAICERCRGGFAPAEKIVNSNGELYHEQCFVCAQCFQQFPEGLFYEFEGRKYCEHDFQMLFAPCCHQCGEFIIGRVIKAMNNSWHPECFCCDICQQVLADIGFVKNAGRHLCRPCHNREKARGLGKYICQKCHAIIDEQPLIFKNDPYHPDHFNCANCGKELTADARELKGELYCLPCHDKMGVPICGACRRPIEGRVVNAMGKQWHVEHFVCAKCEKPFLGHRHYERKGLAYCETHYNQLFGDVCFHCNRVIEGDVVSALNKAWCVNCFACSTCNTKLTLKDKFVEIDLKPVCKHCYEKMPDEFKRRLAKREREAKEKEKQKKKKPICL from the exons ATGGACTTCCAGCATAGAGGTCACCCCTACGCGATACCAGAGGATGAAGAGATCTCTCACAGGGTCTCTCACAATGCCTGCAACTCGGCGGGAAATGAAGGCGAGAAACCAGTGTCGAAACTGCAGCGTAGGCACAGTGACATTAAACTCTACAAAGAGTTTTGTGACTTCTACGCAAAATT CAACATGGCAAACGCACTCGCAAATGCCATCTGTGAGCGCTGCAGAGGGGGCTTTGCACCAGCAGAGAAAATTGTCAACAGCAATGGTGAGCTGTACCACGAGCAGTGCTTCGTGTGTGCCCAGTGCTTCCAGCAGTTTCCTGAAGGGCTCTTCTATGAG tTTGAAGGGAGGAAGTACTGCGAACAtgattttcaaatgctttttgccCCTTGCTGCCATCAGTGTG GTGAGTTCATTATTGGCCGTGTTATTAAAGCTATGAACAACAGTTGGCATCCGGAATGCTTCTGCTGTGATATCTGCCAACAAGTATTGGCAGATATTGGATTTGTCAAGAATGCTGGCAG ACATCTCTGCCGTCCCTGCCATAACAGGGAAAAAGCCAGAGGCCTGGGAAAGTACATTTGCCAGAAGTGCCACGCCATTATTGACGAGCAACCcctcattttcaaaaatgatcCCTATCACCCTGATCATTTCAACTGTGCAAACTGCGG GAAGGAACTTACTGCTGATGCTCGTGAGCTGAAGGGAGAATTATATTGTTTACCCTGCCATGACAAAATGGGCGTCCCCATCTGTGGAGCATGTAGAAGACCAATTGAAGGACGTGTGGTGAATGCTATGGGCAAACAGTGGCATGTGGAG cattTCGTTTGTGCAAAATGTGAGAAGCCATTCCTGGGTCATCGTCACTACGAGAGAAAAGGCCTGGCCTATTGTGAAACCCACTACAATCAG ctGTTTGGTGATGTATGTTTCCACTGCAATCGTGTGATTGAAGGAGATG TTGTATCTGCTCTGAATAAGGCATGGTGTGTGAACTGTTTTGCTTGCTCAACGTGCAACACTAAGTTAACGCTCAA AGATAAGTTTGTTGAAATTGATCTAAAACCTGTCTGCAAACACTGCTATGAGAAAATGCCAGATGAATTTAAGCGACGCCTTGCCAAACGGGAACGTGAAGcgaaggagaaagagaagcagaaaaagaaaaagcccatcTGTTtgtaa
- the LIMS1 gene encoding LIM and senescent cell antigen-like-containing domain protein 1 isoform X2, whose translation MDFQHRGHPYAIPEDEEISHRVSHNACNSAGNEGEKPVSKLQRRHSDIKLYKEFCDFYAKFNMANALANAICERCRGGFAPAEKIVNSNGELYHEQCFVCAQCFQQFPEGLFYEFEGRKYCEHDFQMLFAPCCHQCGEFIIGRVIKAMNNSWHPECFCCDICQQVLADIGFVKNAGRHLCRPCHNREKARGLGKYICQKCHAIIDEQPLIFKNDPYHPDHFNCANCGKELTADARELKGELYCLPCHDKMGVPICGACRRPIEGRVVNAMGKQWHVEHFVCAKCEKPFLGHRHYERKGLAYCETHYNQLFGDVCFHCNRVIEGDVVSALNKAWCVNCFACSTCNTKLTLKNKFVEFDMKPVCKKCYEKFPLELKKRLKKLAETVGRK comes from the exons ATGGACTTCCAGCATAGAGGTCACCCCTACGCGATACCAGAGGATGAAGAGATCTCTCACAGGGTCTCTCACAATGCCTGCAACTCGGCGGGAAATGAAGGCGAGAAACCAGTGTCGAAACTGCAGCGTAGGCACAGTGACATTAAACTCTACAAAGAGTTTTGTGACTTCTACGCAAAATT CAACATGGCAAACGCACTCGCAAATGCCATCTGTGAGCGCTGCAGAGGGGGCTTTGCACCAGCAGAGAAAATTGTCAACAGCAATGGTGAGCTGTACCACGAGCAGTGCTTCGTGTGTGCCCAGTGCTTCCAGCAGTTTCCTGAAGGGCTCTTCTATGAG tTTGAAGGGAGGAAGTACTGCGAACAtgattttcaaatgctttttgccCCTTGCTGCCATCAGTGTG GTGAGTTCATTATTGGCCGTGTTATTAAAGCTATGAACAACAGTTGGCATCCGGAATGCTTCTGCTGTGATATCTGCCAACAAGTATTGGCAGATATTGGATTTGTCAAGAATGCTGGCAG ACATCTCTGCCGTCCCTGCCATAACAGGGAAAAAGCCAGAGGCCTGGGAAAGTACATTTGCCAGAAGTGCCACGCCATTATTGACGAGCAACCcctcattttcaaaaatgatcCCTATCACCCTGATCATTTCAACTGTGCAAACTGCGG GAAGGAACTTACTGCTGATGCTCGTGAGCTGAAGGGAGAATTATATTGTTTACCCTGCCATGACAAAATGGGCGTCCCCATCTGTGGAGCATGTAGAAGACCAATTGAAGGACGTGTGGTGAATGCTATGGGCAAACAGTGGCATGTGGAG cattTCGTTTGTGCAAAATGTGAGAAGCCATTCCTGGGTCATCGTCACTACGAGAGAAAAGGCCTGGCCTATTGTGAAACCCACTACAATCAG ctGTTTGGTGATGTATGTTTCCACTGCAATCGTGTGATTGAAGGAGATG TTGTATCTGCTCTGAATAAGGCATGGTGTGTGAACTGTTTTGCTTGCTCAACGTGCAACACTAAGTTAACGCTCAA aaataaatttgtgGAGTTTGATATGAAGCCTGTCTGCAAAAAGTGCTATGAGAAGTTTCCTCTAGAGctgaagaaaagactgaagaaattaGCTGAAACTGTGGGAAGGAAGTGA
- the LIMS1 gene encoding LIM and senescent cell antigen-like-containing domain protein 1 isoform X6 — MLGVAAAGLPGSNMANALANAICERCRGGFAPAEKIVNSNGELYHEQCFVCAQCFQQFPEGLFYEFEGRKYCEHDFQMLFAPCCHQCGEFIIGRVIKAMNNSWHPECFCCDICQQVLADIGFVKNAGRHLCRPCHNREKARGLGKYICQKCHAIIDEQPLIFKNDPYHPDHFNCANCGKELTADARELKGELYCLPCHDKMGVPICGACRRPIEGRVVNAMGKQWHVEHFVCAKCEKPFLGHRHYERKGLAYCETHYNQLFGDVCFHCNRVIEGDVVSALNKAWCVNCFACSTCNTKLTLKDKFVEIDLKPVCKHCYEKMPDEFKRRLAKREREAKEKEKQKKKKPICL; from the exons CAACATGGCAAACGCACTCGCAAATGCCATCTGTGAGCGCTGCAGAGGGGGCTTTGCACCAGCAGAGAAAATTGTCAACAGCAATGGTGAGCTGTACCACGAGCAGTGCTTCGTGTGTGCCCAGTGCTTCCAGCAGTTTCCTGAAGGGCTCTTCTATGAG tTTGAAGGGAGGAAGTACTGCGAACAtgattttcaaatgctttttgccCCTTGCTGCCATCAGTGTG GTGAGTTCATTATTGGCCGTGTTATTAAAGCTATGAACAACAGTTGGCATCCGGAATGCTTCTGCTGTGATATCTGCCAACAAGTATTGGCAGATATTGGATTTGTCAAGAATGCTGGCAG ACATCTCTGCCGTCCCTGCCATAACAGGGAAAAAGCCAGAGGCCTGGGAAAGTACATTTGCCAGAAGTGCCACGCCATTATTGACGAGCAACCcctcattttcaaaaatgatcCCTATCACCCTGATCATTTCAACTGTGCAAACTGCGG GAAGGAACTTACTGCTGATGCTCGTGAGCTGAAGGGAGAATTATATTGTTTACCCTGCCATGACAAAATGGGCGTCCCCATCTGTGGAGCATGTAGAAGACCAATTGAAGGACGTGTGGTGAATGCTATGGGCAAACAGTGGCATGTGGAG cattTCGTTTGTGCAAAATGTGAGAAGCCATTCCTGGGTCATCGTCACTACGAGAGAAAAGGCCTGGCCTATTGTGAAACCCACTACAATCAG ctGTTTGGTGATGTATGTTTCCACTGCAATCGTGTGATTGAAGGAGATG TTGTATCTGCTCTGAATAAGGCATGGTGTGTGAACTGTTTTGCTTGCTCAACGTGCAACACTAAGTTAACGCTCAA AGATAAGTTTGTTGAAATTGATCTAAAACCTGTCTGCAAACACTGCTATGAGAAAATGCCAGATGAATTTAAGCGACGCCTTGCCAAACGGGAACGTGAAGcgaaggagaaagagaagcagaaaaagaaaaagcccatcTGTTtgtaa
- the LIMS1 gene encoding LIM and senescent cell antigen-like-containing domain protein 1 isoform X5: MFDWLYLNSCSFGFLSTSSNMANALANAICERCRGGFAPAEKIVNSNGELYHEQCFVCAQCFQQFPEGLFYEFEGRKYCEHDFQMLFAPCCHQCGEFIIGRVIKAMNNSWHPECFCCDICQQVLADIGFVKNAGRHLCRPCHNREKARGLGKYICQKCHAIIDEQPLIFKNDPYHPDHFNCANCGKELTADARELKGELYCLPCHDKMGVPICGACRRPIEGRVVNAMGKQWHVEHFVCAKCEKPFLGHRHYERKGLAYCETHYNQLFGDVCFHCNRVIEGDVVSALNKAWCVNCFACSTCNTKLTLKDKFVEIDLKPVCKHCYEKMPDEFKRRLAKREREAKEKEKQKKKKPICL, translated from the exons CAACATGGCAAACGCACTCGCAAATGCCATCTGTGAGCGCTGCAGAGGGGGCTTTGCACCAGCAGAGAAAATTGTCAACAGCAATGGTGAGCTGTACCACGAGCAGTGCTTCGTGTGTGCCCAGTGCTTCCAGCAGTTTCCTGAAGGGCTCTTCTATGAG tTTGAAGGGAGGAAGTACTGCGAACAtgattttcaaatgctttttgccCCTTGCTGCCATCAGTGTG GTGAGTTCATTATTGGCCGTGTTATTAAAGCTATGAACAACAGTTGGCATCCGGAATGCTTCTGCTGTGATATCTGCCAACAAGTATTGGCAGATATTGGATTTGTCAAGAATGCTGGCAG ACATCTCTGCCGTCCCTGCCATAACAGGGAAAAAGCCAGAGGCCTGGGAAAGTACATTTGCCAGAAGTGCCACGCCATTATTGACGAGCAACCcctcattttcaaaaatgatcCCTATCACCCTGATCATTTCAACTGTGCAAACTGCGG GAAGGAACTTACTGCTGATGCTCGTGAGCTGAAGGGAGAATTATATTGTTTACCCTGCCATGACAAAATGGGCGTCCCCATCTGTGGAGCATGTAGAAGACCAATTGAAGGACGTGTGGTGAATGCTATGGGCAAACAGTGGCATGTGGAG cattTCGTTTGTGCAAAATGTGAGAAGCCATTCCTGGGTCATCGTCACTACGAGAGAAAAGGCCTGGCCTATTGTGAAACCCACTACAATCAG ctGTTTGGTGATGTATGTTTCCACTGCAATCGTGTGATTGAAGGAGATG TTGTATCTGCTCTGAATAAGGCATGGTGTGTGAACTGTTTTGCTTGCTCAACGTGCAACACTAAGTTAACGCTCAA AGATAAGTTTGTTGAAATTGATCTAAAACCTGTCTGCAAACACTGCTATGAGAAAATGCCAGATGAATTTAAGCGACGCCTTGCCAAACGGGAACGTGAAGcgaaggagaaagagaagcagaaaaagaaaaagcccatcTGTTtgtaa
- the LIMS1 gene encoding LIM and senescent cell antigen-like-containing domain protein 1 isoform X7 — protein MCVSNMANALANAICERCRGGFAPAEKIVNSNGELYHEQCFVCAQCFQQFPEGLFYEFEGRKYCEHDFQMLFAPCCHQCGEFIIGRVIKAMNNSWHPECFCCDICQQVLADIGFVKNAGRHLCRPCHNREKARGLGKYICQKCHAIIDEQPLIFKNDPYHPDHFNCANCGKELTADARELKGELYCLPCHDKMGVPICGACRRPIEGRVVNAMGKQWHVEHFVCAKCEKPFLGHRHYERKGLAYCETHYNQLFGDVCFHCNRVIEGDVVSALNKAWCVNCFACSTCNTKLTLKDKFVEIDLKPVCKHCYEKMPDEFKRRLAKREREAKEKEKQKKKKPICL, from the exons CAACATGGCAAACGCACTCGCAAATGCCATCTGTGAGCGCTGCAGAGGGGGCTTTGCACCAGCAGAGAAAATTGTCAACAGCAATGGTGAGCTGTACCACGAGCAGTGCTTCGTGTGTGCCCAGTGCTTCCAGCAGTTTCCTGAAGGGCTCTTCTATGAG tTTGAAGGGAGGAAGTACTGCGAACAtgattttcaaatgctttttgccCCTTGCTGCCATCAGTGTG GTGAGTTCATTATTGGCCGTGTTATTAAAGCTATGAACAACAGTTGGCATCCGGAATGCTTCTGCTGTGATATCTGCCAACAAGTATTGGCAGATATTGGATTTGTCAAGAATGCTGGCAG ACATCTCTGCCGTCCCTGCCATAACAGGGAAAAAGCCAGAGGCCTGGGAAAGTACATTTGCCAGAAGTGCCACGCCATTATTGACGAGCAACCcctcattttcaaaaatgatcCCTATCACCCTGATCATTTCAACTGTGCAAACTGCGG GAAGGAACTTACTGCTGATGCTCGTGAGCTGAAGGGAGAATTATATTGTTTACCCTGCCATGACAAAATGGGCGTCCCCATCTGTGGAGCATGTAGAAGACCAATTGAAGGACGTGTGGTGAATGCTATGGGCAAACAGTGGCATGTGGAG cattTCGTTTGTGCAAAATGTGAGAAGCCATTCCTGGGTCATCGTCACTACGAGAGAAAAGGCCTGGCCTATTGTGAAACCCACTACAATCAG ctGTTTGGTGATGTATGTTTCCACTGCAATCGTGTGATTGAAGGAGATG TTGTATCTGCTCTGAATAAGGCATGGTGTGTGAACTGTTTTGCTTGCTCAACGTGCAACACTAAGTTAACGCTCAA AGATAAGTTTGTTGAAATTGATCTAAAACCTGTCTGCAAACACTGCTATGAGAAAATGCCAGATGAATTTAAGCGACGCCTTGCCAAACGGGAACGTGAAGcgaaggagaaagagaagcagaaaaagaaaaagcccatcTGTTtgtaa
- the LIMS1 gene encoding LIM and senescent cell antigen-like-containing domain protein 1 isoform X4 codes for MTALQLKELSQSGLYRRRRDRPDSVGLPVSQEEKLSNMANALANAICERCRGGFAPAEKIVNSNGELYHEQCFVCAQCFQQFPEGLFYEFEGRKYCEHDFQMLFAPCCHQCGEFIIGRVIKAMNNSWHPECFCCDICQQVLADIGFVKNAGRHLCRPCHNREKARGLGKYICQKCHAIIDEQPLIFKNDPYHPDHFNCANCGKELTADARELKGELYCLPCHDKMGVPICGACRRPIEGRVVNAMGKQWHVEHFVCAKCEKPFLGHRHYERKGLAYCETHYNQLFGDVCFHCNRVIEGDVVSALNKAWCVNCFACSTCNTKLTLKNKFVEFDMKPVCKKCYEKFPLELKKRLKKLAETVGRK; via the exons CAACATGGCAAACGCACTCGCAAATGCCATCTGTGAGCGCTGCAGAGGGGGCTTTGCACCAGCAGAGAAAATTGTCAACAGCAATGGTGAGCTGTACCACGAGCAGTGCTTCGTGTGTGCCCAGTGCTTCCAGCAGTTTCCTGAAGGGCTCTTCTATGAG tTTGAAGGGAGGAAGTACTGCGAACAtgattttcaaatgctttttgccCCTTGCTGCCATCAGTGTG GTGAGTTCATTATTGGCCGTGTTATTAAAGCTATGAACAACAGTTGGCATCCGGAATGCTTCTGCTGTGATATCTGCCAACAAGTATTGGCAGATATTGGATTTGTCAAGAATGCTGGCAG ACATCTCTGCCGTCCCTGCCATAACAGGGAAAAAGCCAGAGGCCTGGGAAAGTACATTTGCCAGAAGTGCCACGCCATTATTGACGAGCAACCcctcattttcaaaaatgatcCCTATCACCCTGATCATTTCAACTGTGCAAACTGCGG GAAGGAACTTACTGCTGATGCTCGTGAGCTGAAGGGAGAATTATATTGTTTACCCTGCCATGACAAAATGGGCGTCCCCATCTGTGGAGCATGTAGAAGACCAATTGAAGGACGTGTGGTGAATGCTATGGGCAAACAGTGGCATGTGGAG cattTCGTTTGTGCAAAATGTGAGAAGCCATTCCTGGGTCATCGTCACTACGAGAGAAAAGGCCTGGCCTATTGTGAAACCCACTACAATCAG ctGTTTGGTGATGTATGTTTCCACTGCAATCGTGTGATTGAAGGAGATG TTGTATCTGCTCTGAATAAGGCATGGTGTGTGAACTGTTTTGCTTGCTCAACGTGCAACACTAAGTTAACGCTCAA aaataaatttgtgGAGTTTGATATGAAGCCTGTCTGCAAAAAGTGCTATGAGAAGTTTCCTCTAGAGctgaagaaaagactgaagaaattaGCTGAAACTGTGGGAAGGAAGTGA
- the LIMS1 gene encoding LIM and senescent cell antigen-like-containing domain protein 1 isoform X3: MTALQLKELSQSGLYRRRRDRPDSVGLPVSQEEKLSNMANALANAICERCRGGFAPAEKIVNSNGELYHEQCFVCAQCFQQFPEGLFYEFEGRKYCEHDFQMLFAPCCHQCGEFIIGRVIKAMNNSWHPECFCCDICQQVLADIGFVKNAGRHLCRPCHNREKARGLGKYICQKCHAIIDEQPLIFKNDPYHPDHFNCANCGKELTADARELKGELYCLPCHDKMGVPICGACRRPIEGRVVNAMGKQWHVEHFVCAKCEKPFLGHRHYERKGLAYCETHYNQLFGDVCFHCNRVIEGDVVSALNKAWCVNCFACSTCNTKLTLKDKFVEIDLKPVCKHCYEKMPDEFKRRLAKREREAKEKEKQKKKKPICL; encoded by the exons CAACATGGCAAACGCACTCGCAAATGCCATCTGTGAGCGCTGCAGAGGGGGCTTTGCACCAGCAGAGAAAATTGTCAACAGCAATGGTGAGCTGTACCACGAGCAGTGCTTCGTGTGTGCCCAGTGCTTCCAGCAGTTTCCTGAAGGGCTCTTCTATGAG tTTGAAGGGAGGAAGTACTGCGAACAtgattttcaaatgctttttgccCCTTGCTGCCATCAGTGTG GTGAGTTCATTATTGGCCGTGTTATTAAAGCTATGAACAACAGTTGGCATCCGGAATGCTTCTGCTGTGATATCTGCCAACAAGTATTGGCAGATATTGGATTTGTCAAGAATGCTGGCAG ACATCTCTGCCGTCCCTGCCATAACAGGGAAAAAGCCAGAGGCCTGGGAAAGTACATTTGCCAGAAGTGCCACGCCATTATTGACGAGCAACCcctcattttcaaaaatgatcCCTATCACCCTGATCATTTCAACTGTGCAAACTGCGG GAAGGAACTTACTGCTGATGCTCGTGAGCTGAAGGGAGAATTATATTGTTTACCCTGCCATGACAAAATGGGCGTCCCCATCTGTGGAGCATGTAGAAGACCAATTGAAGGACGTGTGGTGAATGCTATGGGCAAACAGTGGCATGTGGAG cattTCGTTTGTGCAAAATGTGAGAAGCCATTCCTGGGTCATCGTCACTACGAGAGAAAAGGCCTGGCCTATTGTGAAACCCACTACAATCAG ctGTTTGGTGATGTATGTTTCCACTGCAATCGTGTGATTGAAGGAGATG TTGTATCTGCTCTGAATAAGGCATGGTGTGTGAACTGTTTTGCTTGCTCAACGTGCAACACTAAGTTAACGCTCAA AGATAAGTTTGTTGAAATTGATCTAAAACCTGTCTGCAAACACTGCTATGAGAAAATGCCAGATGAATTTAAGCGACGCCTTGCCAAACGGGAACGTGAAGcgaaggagaaagagaagcagaaaaagaaaaagcccatcTGTTtgtaa
- the LIMS1 gene encoding LIM and senescent cell antigen-like-containing domain protein 1 isoform X8 — MANALANAICERCRGGFAPAEKIVNSNGELYHEQCFVCAQCFQQFPEGLFYEFEGRKYCEHDFQMLFAPCCHQCGEFIIGRVIKAMNNSWHPECFCCDICQQVLADIGFVKNAGRHLCRPCHNREKARGLGKYICQKCHAIIDEQPLIFKNDPYHPDHFNCANCGKELTADARELKGELYCLPCHDKMGVPICGACRRPIEGRVVNAMGKQWHVEHFVCAKCEKPFLGHRHYERKGLAYCETHYNQLFGDVCFHCNRVIEGDVVSALNKAWCVNCFACSTCNTKLTLKDKFVEIDLKPVCKHCYEKMPDEFKRRLAKREREAKEKEKQKKKKPICL; from the exons ATGGCAAACGCACTCGCAAATGCCATCTGTGAGCGCTGCAGAGGGGGCTTTGCACCAGCAGAGAAAATTGTCAACAGCAATGGTGAGCTGTACCACGAGCAGTGCTTCGTGTGTGCCCAGTGCTTCCAGCAGTTTCCTGAAGGGCTCTTCTATGAG tTTGAAGGGAGGAAGTACTGCGAACAtgattttcaaatgctttttgccCCTTGCTGCCATCAGTGTG GTGAGTTCATTATTGGCCGTGTTATTAAAGCTATGAACAACAGTTGGCATCCGGAATGCTTCTGCTGTGATATCTGCCAACAAGTATTGGCAGATATTGGATTTGTCAAGAATGCTGGCAG ACATCTCTGCCGTCCCTGCCATAACAGGGAAAAAGCCAGAGGCCTGGGAAAGTACATTTGCCAGAAGTGCCACGCCATTATTGACGAGCAACCcctcattttcaaaaatgatcCCTATCACCCTGATCATTTCAACTGTGCAAACTGCGG GAAGGAACTTACTGCTGATGCTCGTGAGCTGAAGGGAGAATTATATTGTTTACCCTGCCATGACAAAATGGGCGTCCCCATCTGTGGAGCATGTAGAAGACCAATTGAAGGACGTGTGGTGAATGCTATGGGCAAACAGTGGCATGTGGAG cattTCGTTTGTGCAAAATGTGAGAAGCCATTCCTGGGTCATCGTCACTACGAGAGAAAAGGCCTGGCCTATTGTGAAACCCACTACAATCAG ctGTTTGGTGATGTATGTTTCCACTGCAATCGTGTGATTGAAGGAGATG TTGTATCTGCTCTGAATAAGGCATGGTGTGTGAACTGTTTTGCTTGCTCAACGTGCAACACTAAGTTAACGCTCAA AGATAAGTTTGTTGAAATTGATCTAAAACCTGTCTGCAAACACTGCTATGAGAAAATGCCAGATGAATTTAAGCGACGCCTTGCCAAACGGGAACGTGAAGcgaaggagaaagagaagcagaaaaagaaaaagcccatcTGTTtgtaa